The Pigmentiphaga aceris DNA segment GAGCCTTATTTCGGGCGCAGCGGAGGAAACCGCTTTGACGATGCGGAAAAACAATACGGCACGTGTTATGTCGCGCTGTCGCTGGTTACCGCGCTTGCTGAATCCCTATTGCACGACCTGACACCGCGTGCGGGGCAATATCGTATTTCCGCTGAAGACATCGAACGCCGATTTGTTCATTCATTTGAAGGACCTGCTCTGCGATTGGCCAACCTGACAGGCGCATCCCTGAATCGATTGGGCGGACACGGAGAACTAAGCGGCACGCCGAGTTATGAGATTCCCCAAGCGTGGTCAAAAGCGATATTCGATCACGCTGCAGGCGTCGACGGCTTCATCTACATGTCCCGGTTGATGAACACAGAGAAAGCCATGGTGCTCTTCCAGCGGGGAAACAGCCTTGCACTGCGCGCCAAGCCGCCTTCGGCGCTCACACGACATCCGGATTATCAGGATGCCGAACTGACACTTGCCATCACACTCACTTGAGACAATCAAGTCCGGCAAACTCATCCCATCGAATAAGTAGTACCCACAAGCAGACCACCACAGCATCGGGCGATAGGATAAATTCTCATCGCCTGCTTTAATGTGCATACCAATTTCTTCGAGCGGATTGCCAAGAAAATAGGCGACCGCTTCGAGAATGGTTATGAATTCAGCGATATTCCTGCATAAAAGTTATTCAGCCTGCGTGATTTCTGGCATCAGAATGCCCATAACGGCGATGACAGCTTGAGAAAAGTCCACATCAGTCGACTGCCTTGCCATCGAGCCAAGACAGTCTTGCCATTGCTTCTACTTGCCACACTCTGCCCGCTGGCTGCCCAAGCATACTGCTGGAATGAAGCCGCAGACCGCTACCGGATCAACCCCGTGGTTCTGCAGTCCATCGGACAGCATGAATCGGGGCTGAAAGCCACCGCGATCAACAGAAACCAGAACGGGTCAGTCGATATCGGCGTGATGCAGATCAACTCGGTCCACTTCCCCGAGCTGCAATCCTACGGCATCACGCCCACTGCCCTGTGGGAGCCTTGCACCAACATCATGGTCGGTGCCTTCCTGCTGGCAAAGAGCATCAGGAAATACGGGAACACCTGGGAAGCCGTAGGTGCCTACCATTCCCGCACCCCGAATTTGAAAGAACGTTATGCCTTGCAGGTATATCGCGTCTTCTCCAGACAAGAACAGCGACCCCGAACCATCTCGCGTCCGCCAGCCAACCCGTCTGCGCGCAGCCAGTCCGCTTCGAATAATAGGTAATACATGTCGACCGCCACTACCATCCAGCAGTACTACAACGCCTTCTACGGACGCCCTGCAGATCCTTCGGGACTGTCGTTCTGGGTCAACGGCGTGAACAACTCGGGAGATCTGCTTGGTTCCGCCACGCGAGTATTCGGAAGCGCCACCACTCCGGAATTCGCACTGCGATTCCCGGCAGGCACCTCGATCTCGACGTTCCTGGATACCGCATACAACAACATGTTCAACCGGGTACCAGATGCGGACGGCAAGGCGTTCTGGAGTGCCGCGTTCACCAACTGGGTTGATAGCGGCAGATCAGAAGGGGAAGCCCGCGCGATGATTCTGCAGAATTTCGTGGATGCTGCAAATGGTCAGTCTGGGACGAATGACAAGCTGACGATCACGAATAAGTTGACGGTGGCCGACATGATGACGGCGAGCGTGAAGGCTTATGGGACGGAGTCGGTTTATCTGACTCAGTTGAACAAGGCTCAAGGGCTGCTGGCGGGTGTTGATCACACGCAGGCGTCGGTTGATGCGGCGTTGGCGAAGATTAAGGTTGGTGGTATCTACGAGGCAGGGGAAGCTGTTCCTAATGTTCCAGCTTTCACGATAATTGAAACGTTTCCTTTAAATGGAGTTTCCCTGAGCAGCGAAAAGCGAGAGATTTTGAAATTTGACGCGGCTAGTGATGCCCCGTTTGGCTTTCGCGAGGTATTCGAGGGCGGAGGGCACGCATATGTACCATCACGAGTTTCGGTAGGAAATTTCTCTACCTCTACTGACCGAATCGATTTCACCGCCTTTAAGCTAAACATTCCAGTCGGTGGAGCCATTACGGTAAAAAATGCTTTGGAATGGACAGAACCTCAGCTCATTAATTTCGTTGGCATTCAACCCGGCGCATATAAAACATATCACAACTTCTTCGAGGGCAGACCCATTGCCATTGCTGTCGGAAGTGGCGCAGGCGGCCCAAACGTGACGACAAATGTCTTCGTTGATATAAATGAAAACGGGAATCTCGACGTTGGGCAAGACCTGTGGTTCCAGCTGACACAGTTCGATTTAAACCGATTTAATGACTCCTTCCTCATAATTTGAAAAAAACCCGCATATATGCGGGTTTTTTGACGAGCTGGCTAGGTTACGAATCTGGCTAGTGGATTATTACGACAAATTGCAAACTGCGCTCGAGGGCCCGCGGACGTATGTGTATATCCCTGGAATCACATTCGACCGAGTTCGCGCATCGGATGTACACATTTCGTTCATACTTACCGTGTCGGCAGATGTGTTGATGTTTGCGGCAATACCACTATTAATGCCGCACTCCCAGGTTTTTTGGGCGAAGAACCATGTTGGCAGACTACGCATTGTCGCATCATCATTACCCTGATCCTGAACGCATACATAGAGTCGAGTTGCCCAGCCCTGAAGCCCGTCTCTGTCGGCGCAGCGACCCCCAATACTCTGGTAGAGCGGTGCTACAGCCGCTCGCGTTGCATCTGGCCCCACAGATGCAGGAGGGCTACAGTCAAACCGTTCGCTGCTGAAAGACCTTGCCATCGACGGACCTGAAGGCACGGGTGCAGGTGCCGGCTGAACGACAATAATCTCTCTCGGTGGGATATACACGTTCCCAGTCGACGCTGTGGTGGTAAAAGGCGGCGACGGTGTCGTCCCCGTCGAGTCATATATAGCACCAGTGCGAGGCATACAACCAAGGCATGCAGTCCCCACCTGCGCCTGCCCTGCTATTGGCGACAAGCAGAACAGCAGCGCAGCAAGAACAAAATTCACGTGCTTCATTCACGTTCCAAGTAAAAAGACCGCAAGCCGTCAATCCAACCGCCCGCAGTCAGAAAATCAAGAATACGAACAGTAAGTAACCACAACCCCCTGACTATTCGCCGGCACAGCAACCTGCCATCCGTTACCAGCGTTCGTCGCCTGAAAGTTCGTGGGATTCAAAGTCATCGTCCCAGACACGCTGATGTTGTCGCCATTACGCGAACCGGTCAGCGCAAACGAGCCCGTGTTGTGGATCGATTGCGGAATCACGTAGACATGCGGCGTCCCTGCCACGCCGCCTGACACGCCACAAACGGGCTTGTTGATCGTCGTGGCGGTTGGCGACGCGCTGAGCGTGGCTGGGGCCAGATGCGTGGTCATGATGGTGTAGCGCGACAGCCACTGGCTTACCGGCGACCATGTTGCGTCTCGGCAGAGCAGGCCCGCTCCGCTGACGTCTGCACCAAGAGTTCCTTCTGGATAGGCGGCGTCTCCACATGCTGTGCCTACCGTGGCCACCACGGCAATCGAACGCCAGGTGTTGTTGACGCACGCAACCAAGCCGCCGGTGCTCGTCTTTGCGTACTCGGTGTTCTCGGCAAGGTTGATGGTGGCCAGCGCGGGGTTGGCTGCGTTGGCAAAGTCGGTTGCGGTGCAGGCGCTGTTGGGAACGGCGGTTTCGCGTACGCCAACGCGCGCGGTGCTCATTGCGCCGTTGACTGACAGATTGCCCTGCAAGGCCGGGTCGCGATCATCTCCCACCCGCACGAACTGATTCCACATGCTCGTATCGAGCATGGCGATTGCCGCAACTATCCCACCCGCCGACGACGACACCGGGTTATCTACGTTGAATGCCGAACCTCGGATCTTGCCGGGCTCGTCAAACCACGCCGCGCCTCCCCAGCCTTGCATGCTGCTGACGGCCAGGGCGGCGGCTTGGTAATCGATGTCGTCCTGTGACTTACGGAAAGGCGTCCTCGTATGAATCAATGCATCGATACGGCAACCAATGCCCGGGCACTTGGCGGCGTCGCGACGAATCTGGATTTGCACGGCCTGCCCTGCTGGTGTGATGTCGGGAAAGGTGGTCGGTAAATGGCCCAGGGTTCGCAGCTCGGCAAGCGTAGGCGTCATGGGATCGGCGAAGCGCGTGCTGCCATCGGCATTTGTCAGTGGCAGTCCACGCGCATAAGCCTGGAAGTTGCCGGCGATGGCACTGTCCATGGCCCCTTTTACGGCCAGCAGGTAAGTGCCAGTGCCTTCGGCCTGGCCATCACGAACGGCTTGCATCAAATGTGCACCAGCCCAGGTCGCGCCGATCAACGCGAGCATCAGCGCCAACCCAAGTTCCAGCAGGAACACACCGCCTTGTTGCTGCGCAGACGGTATCGCACCGCGTCCGCCCAAGCGGCGCGCTCCCTTGATCGACAGCGGACCGATACGGCCGCGATCTCTGTGGATGGGTTGGCACATGAACAGCCCCTTCAGCCTTAACGCGCGACGAACTGGAACTGGTTGGTATCGCCTTCCGTGCAGGCGTTCTCGGCGACGGTGGGCTGGTAATTACCGCCAGCCGCCTTGACCTCGGTCCCGTTGACACGAATCACCTCAGTCACCTTCTGCATGACCACGGCCAGGCCCGGGCATGCGGCGCGATTGACGCTGGCGAACTGAATCTGCATGGCGTCGCCGGTGCTGGTCAGCGTGGCGGGGGTCAGCGTGACGGCTGCGCCGCTTGCACCGATGTCGTGGGTGACGGTGGCCGTTGCGCCGCTGCCGGCAACCTGAAACACACTGCTGCCACGCACCGCATTGGCGATCTGTGCGGTCGTCACCGAGCCGTAGGGTGCGCTGCCCAGCCCCTGCACGCTGACCTTGGCGCGGGCAACGAATCGCTGGATTTCTTCACCGATGCGCGGCACCTTGTTTTCGACCAGATACCCGTTGATGTTCGGGACCACGACGATGGACAGGATCATGATGATCGCGCCGACCACCGTCAGTTCGATCAGCGTGAAACCGCGTTGCCGATCAAGGCGTTTGTAGTTCGAGTGCTGCATGGAATAAGGCTCCTGGACGAAGAACCGGGGCGATCACACGTCCCGGCAATAAAATGGTTTAGGTGCAGCGATTTACTGCTTGAATGAGGACGTAGACAGGTCTGTAAGGCTCGTTCGACGCCAATTTGGTCGACACAAAAACAGCGCACTCAACGACCGGCATAAAAGCTCGTCAGTGCAGATTTCATTTCCTGAATCACCGCGACATGCCAAAGCGCCAGGCCCATCAACAGGCACATGGCTCCCAGCAATAACACCCAACGCAAGACCGCCGCGCGTCGCGCCACGCGGCCTAACGTGCGTCGTTCGATACGGTCGCTGGCCCGCTGAAGACCATCGTCAAGACCACGGGTATCGATCATGTCGCGCAGGTAAAAGAAGGTTTCGGGATCGACGATGCCGGTATCGAACGTGGATGCGCCTACCTGGCCCGCATCGACGCGCGCCAACATGGCATCGACATGCCAGCGCAACCACGGCCCGGCTCCTGCGCCTTGCAGGGCAAGCGCTTCGCGTAGCTGCGTGCTGACGTTGCCGCGACGACGCAGCAAGGTGGCAAGCGAGGACAGGAAACGCACGCCTTGCAGATCGCGGTACAGCCGCCAGATGGCCCACTGGTCCAGGCGTTGCCGCAGCGGCCCCACCAGGCTGCGCAGAGACCAGATGCCCAGATACCCGATGGCAATCAGCACCACGCCCACCGACAGCGCATAGGCATCGATGGCATCGGCTATGGCATACAGGCGGCGCGTCAGCGGGTACAGATACTCAGCCGGCAAGGTGAAGGTCTGCTTCAGCTTAGGTACGGTGAACATCGGTACGGCGGCAATTGCCACCAGTGCTATCAAAACGGCCAGCAGGCCGACCGCCGTGGTCGCGACGAAACTTCGTCTAGCCTCGTCAACCAGACGGGTGAGTTTGGCCAGGTCGTAGAGGGCTTGTTCGAATGCGCCGGCACCCGCGCGCTGACCAACGCGGATCAGCAGCACATCTTCGTCGGGAAGCGTGTTCTCGAAGGTTGCGCCCAGGTCGCCGCCGGACTCCTGATATCGCGTCAACCAGTGCGCGGTCAATTGACCGCGTGCGGTGCTTGCGCCATGACGTACTGCATCGTCGGCAAACAAATCACGCAGGGTCTTGCGACCGCCCGTCTGCGCCATCAGGTCAGCCAGATACTCGTAGTAATCCGCACGGTCGGGACGGAAACGCCATGCGGCCATGCGCAATGACAGGGAGGTCGACCAAGGCCCCATGCTCATCGGCGCCCACCTGCCGCCACCGCTGCGAGGTCCGACACCACCGGCTTGCGGCGTTGGCGGCGTTCCAGCGCCACGGTTTCGAATGCCCGGAACCGGGGTTCGATGTCACGCGGATCGACGATACCGATAGCTGCCTTGTAGACCGCACATTCCATGGCGCTCTTGCCCGACATGTCAGGATCACCGTAGCCGGCCTCGCGCTGTTGTGCCGCGTGGGCACGCAAGGTGATGTTATCGGCACGCCGGATGCACCCCAACACCACGTCATCGAGCGCGGGTTCCATCATTTCCGCCACCACGGTGCGACCTGCCAGCCCCAACAGTTCCGGCACAGCCGCCGCTGCACAATGTGGGCAGCCGTTGGGATTACGAATGCGCAAGCCCGCCGAGTCGATGTCATACAGTTGCTCGATGCGCGCCCCATATGCCTGCCAATACGACCCATCGCGCGGGCGTCCATCGGTATCTGCACCGCCAGCAAACAGGGCAGAGAACGGCAAGGCGCAGTGCGGGCACAACTTCGGCAACAGGGCCTGGAAAATCAGCAGCTTCAGAATGCCTGGCGTGGCAAGCAGTTCGCGCGGCACACCAATGAAGTCGGACGCCAAGCGGTCAGCGATCTGCAATACCCCACCTGCGTGCGTGGTCGTGTACAGATTCGCGCCCGAACCGGCCAGGTCGGTAAACGCCCTGCCCGTCTCGTCGTCACGAATTTCACCGATCAGCAGATCCGTCATCGCGGAACGTTTGACGGTTTTCAGCTTGGCATCGAAGGCCCCGGCTGCGCTGCCATCGAGCGGGCGAGCCACGGTGTTCTGCAAGGCCTCCGGGATCAGGTATTCGACCGGATCTTCCAGCGTGATCACCTTGCGATGTCCGGGAATGGTCCGCAACATCGACGCAATCGTAGTGGACTTGCCCGAGCCGACCACACCCGCCAGCACCACGGCACCGCCTTCTGCCATGCGGGCGCGCGACATCATCGCCAGTTGCGACGGCAGGTATCCCAGCGCATCGATACTGGCACCGTGGGTCGGTGCATCGAGCTGCAAAATGCGCAGGCATACCGAGGGGCCTGCGTCGGTCGCCAGCGATGCCCAGCGCAGCATCAGTGCCTGCCCGTCCACCTCGCGGTACAAGCGTCCCTGCTGCTCGGTGACCGGATCGAACACTGCGCCGTTGCCACCTTGAATATCCATCCACGCCACCGCCAGCACCTCCATGATGGTGGCCGTTGGCATGCGGCGAAAGCGCTCAGGGGCCACGTATCGCCCACCAACCGTGTAGCGCACGTCGGATTCCGCCCCCAGCAAGCGCACGTTGACATGCAGATCGGACGCCCCATTGCGCACGCCCCACTCGACCATGTCCTGGAATGCCTGCGCCATCGATGACCGATCAGGGTCGAGCAATACGCGACGGCGATTGCGCAAAGTGTCGCCGGATATCTGCTCACGCACGATCGCCAGCAAGAGCGTGGGCGGCACGACGATTCGTGCCGGCTCGGACAACAGCCGCTGACGACGGCGGATCAGGCGCTCAAGTTCATCGGTCTGATCACTGTCGTGATATTCCTCGACCGTGAAAATGGTGACGCTGCCGTCATCAAGCTCAACCGGGCATAGCTTGTTCGACGCGCTGGCCAGATCGAACTCGGCGCGCAGGCTGCGGCGAAACGGGGTCGCAAGCTTGGCCAGTTCGTCCTGGTTGGCAATGCGGACGCGCTGCCGTGCGAAGTGCACGGTGCTGGCCTCGCTGATGCCGTGATCCAGGCGAGTGACGGGGCTGCCAAGGCCAAAACGGGGCACTCTCATTGCATGCCTCCGCTGCGCTGCGCCAAGCCAAAGCTGGATGCGACACAAAGCGTGGTCGGTGCCTGCCGCGCGGCCAGCACAACACGTGCGCACGATCCGCCTACGCCAGCCAGTCGCATCGGCAGTGCCGCATCTGCTGGCTTGCCCGTGCGTTGATCGAGCACCACACGTTGCCCGTCCATCTGCAACACCACGGAAAGCTGGCCCGGGGTGCCGTAGATGGCTGTCACCACGGGTGCTGCCGCAGGTGCCAAAGGCGGCGGCGCCATCAGCATGGGGGGAATCTCTGGCGGGAGGCGTGGCGGCACGGGAGGCAATGGAGCGCTGCCCGCAATCGCTTCCTGCGCATCCCGATGCAGCAGCTGTCCAACGGTTTCATTCAGGCCATTGGCTCCGGCAACGCCCGCCAGGCTTGCACTCAAGATCAACACGATTGCCCGCAGGCAAGCTTCAGTGGCCATACGCATTTCAGTCGCCATACGCATACAAGACTCCTTCCAGGGTTGCCATCAACGCGCTGAGCTTCAAGGTGGGACGGGACGAGGGCTGCACGGCCAAGGTCAGCCGGGACCAGCGATAAGGGCCCTCAGCAGCGGCAAGCGCATATAACGAGCGCATGGGACCAGACAGCCGGATGCGTCGCCTGCTCAACACGGGCGCATCGCCCGGGCGGGTGATGCCGGTGCCATCAAGCTCTTGTGGCTGCCCCACTTCAACGATTTCGGCGGGACCGATTTCGGCGTTGCCAAACGCAGCGCGCAGCACTTGCAGCCGCGACACCACATTCAGGTTCTGTTGGGACAGCGGCACCAGCGCTGACAAGGTCAGTGGCCGAGGCGGCAGGTTGCTGGTGAAGGTGGGCATGACCTGATCAAACGGGGCCCACAACATGCGCCATCCCGACGAGGCCGAACTGGCGAACCCGGCGTTGCTGGCGGATTGCATGCCGCGTTGATAGATGGCCTCGCAGCTCCACCCAGTCTGCAGCGCAGGTTCGCAGCGCGCACCGTCGAAGCGCCAGCCCGCCACGTTCAGCGGAACCTGGGCAAGCGTCTCCAAGGCCTGCGGCAAGTCCTCGTGCGCCAGTAGAGTCACGCCAGCCAAGTGCTGCGTATACCGCTCACGCCAGGCCGTTGCGGGGTCGAGGCGCGTGGCGGCGCGCTGCGCCTCCAGCACCTGACGCTGCTTGGCCTGATAGGTCTGCCACCCGCGCTGCCCCAAGGGCACGGCCACGCACAACACCAGCAGAAAAATCAAGGAGCGCGGTACCGCCGTCCAGGCACGCGGACGCAATTGCAGAAGGGCTTGCGCGGGCAGGTCTCCGGCAAGCATGTCCAGGTCCAGCGGCTGGACCCGGCGCGCCAGGATCTGTCCGTAGCAGATGCTGTCAGGCTCTTGTGCAAGAAGGCTATCGACGGCCGCTTCGGCTTCGGAAACCGAGGCGTAAACCACATCGGTACGTGCCAGCACCGTGCCATCACGCACTGCCCCCACCCAGGTGGCTCCACCGGGCAGCGTCAGGCAGGCAATGGCCACGCCTCGTGGGTGCAGGCGGGCAAACAGCTGCGCCGCCGAGTACAGACGCCCAGCGTGCCCGCTGCGGTGCGCGCGCGAAAGCCGGATCGTACCGACCGATTCGGCCTGCATATCGGCATGCACCAGGTGCGTTGCCCCTGCGGCCGCCGCACGATGCCTTGCCTCCTGGACAAGCTGGCTACCCAGGATCGTGTGCCAGCTCATGCCGAAGACCAGCGTGACGTCACGTTGCGGCAGACTGACCAAGACGTGAGCGGCTGCCGCGCCACCCAGTGCGGCAGTGGTTCCGCGACGGCTACGTCGGAAGCCGCCCAGGAAGGGCTTTTTCACTGGCTTGTCGATGGAGCGCACCGGCAGCTTCATAACCCTTCCTCGGGCTGGGCCGTCAGGATCAGCAAAGTGAAGAATCGTTCACGCGTGGATGTGCCAGAGCCGCCCAACAGAATTGGCGCGCCGCGATCCAGGGTGCGCCGGTCGTATTGCGTCTGATCACGCTCGAAGCCTGACACCACCACCGGCTGCCCCGGACGCACCTGCAGTTGCTGCACCGTGCCGATGCCGTCTACGGTTTTCTGCTGCAACTTGATCTCGCTGGCACCGCTGCCGAAACTCAAGGTCTTCAGCGGTTGCGCCACGGTGTTGTCGTAGGACACGGACAACAGAATCTGCCCGTCGTCCTGGGCATCCGGCACGATGGTCAGGAAGGAGCCCACCGTCTCTTCCTTCTGACTCACCGTAGGAGCCGTCGTAGTACCCGACGCCGATGCCACGGTGGTGGATTGCACCTGATCCACATACGAGAACGTGGTGCGCACTGCGTGGGTCATTGGCCGGCGATTCAAGCCCTGCAGCGGCACGGCCGAGTGATGCACGACCGTTCCCAATTCACTGAGCGCCCGCACAGCAGCCGACGAACCGTTCTCTGCGCGATACCCCACGCTGGCGGCCGCTGCCCCGACCGATGAACCAGGGGCCAGCAGCGCGAACCGCCCTGCCAGCACGTTCCAGTCAATGCCCTGCTCGGTGTTGTCGCGCACCATGACTTCAA contains these protein-coding regions:
- a CDS encoding RES family NAD+ phosphorylase; the encoded protein is MVARRLGLPDPALQDVDLDIALIDPATLFRVSGHATGEPYFGRSGGNRFDDAEKQYGTCYVALSLVTALAESLLHDLTPRAGQYRISAEDIERRFVHSFEGPALRLANLTGASLNRLGGHGELSGTPSYEIPQAWSKAIFDHAAGVDGFIYMSRLMNTEKAMVLFQRGNSLALRAKPPSALTRHPDYQDAELTLAITLT
- a CDS encoding lytic transglycosylase domain-containing protein → MLLLATLCPLAAQAYCWNEAADRYRINPVVLQSIGQHESGLKATAINRNQNGSVDIGVMQINSVHFPELQSYGITPTALWEPCTNIMVGAFLLAKSIRKYGNTWEAVGAYHSRTPNLKERYALQVYRVFSRQEQRPRTISRPPANPSARSQSASNNR
- a CDS encoding DUF4214 domain-containing protein, which gives rise to MSTATTIQQYYNAFYGRPADPSGLSFWVNGVNNSGDLLGSATRVFGSATTPEFALRFPAGTSISTFLDTAYNNMFNRVPDADGKAFWSAAFTNWVDSGRSEGEARAMILQNFVDAANGQSGTNDKLTITNKLTVADMMTASVKAYGTESVYLTQLNKAQGLLAGVDHTQASVDAALAKIKVGGIYEAGEAVPNVPAFTIIETFPLNGVSLSSEKREILKFDAASDAPFGFREVFEGGGHAYVPSRVSVGNFSTSTDRIDFTAFKLNIPVGGAITVKNALEWTEPQLINFVGIQPGAYKTYHNFFEGRPIAIAVGSGAGGPNVTTNVFVDINENGNLDVGQDLWFQLTQFDLNRFNDSFLII
- a CDS encoding pilin, with the protein product MQHSNYKRLDRQRGFTLIELTVVGAIIMILSIVVVPNINGYLVENKVPRIGEEIQRFVARAKVSVQGLGSAPYGSVTTAQIANAVRGSSVFQVAGSGATATVTHDIGASGAAVTLTPATLTSTGDAMQIQFASVNRAACPGLAVVMQKVTEVIRVNGTEVKAAGGNYQPTVAENACTEGDTNQFQFVAR
- a CDS encoding general secretion pathway protein, giving the protein MSMGPWSTSLSLRMAAWRFRPDRADYYEYLADLMAQTGGRKTLRDLFADDAVRHGASTARGQLTAHWLTRYQESGGDLGATFENTLPDEDVLLIRVGQRAGAGAFEQALYDLAKLTRLVDEARRSFVATTAVGLLAVLIALVAIAAVPMFTVPKLKQTFTLPAEYLYPLTRRLYAIADAIDAYALSVGVVLIAIGYLGIWSLRSLVGPLRQRLDQWAIWRLYRDLQGVRFLSSLATLLRRRGNVSTQLREALALQGAGAGPWLRWHVDAMLARVDAGQVGASTFDTGIVDPETFFYLRDMIDTRGLDDGLQRASDRIERRTLGRVARRAAVLRWVLLLGAMCLLMGLALWHVAVIQEMKSALTSFYAGR
- a CDS encoding ATPase, T2SS/T4P/T4SS family, with the protein product MRVPRFGLGSPVTRLDHGISEASTVHFARQRVRIANQDELAKLATPFRRSLRAEFDLASASNKLCPVELDDGSVTIFTVEEYHDSDQTDELERLIRRRQRLLSEPARIVVPPTLLLAIVREQISGDTLRNRRRVLLDPDRSSMAQAFQDMVEWGVRNGASDLHVNVRLLGAESDVRYTVGGRYVAPERFRRMPTATIMEVLAVAWMDIQGGNGAVFDPVTEQQGRLYREVDGQALMLRWASLATDAGPSVCLRILQLDAPTHGASIDALGYLPSQLAMMSRARMAEGGAVVLAGVVGSGKSTTIASMLRTIPGHRKVITLEDPVEYLIPEALQNTVARPLDGSAAGAFDAKLKTVKRSAMTDLLIGEIRDDETGRAFTDLAGSGANLYTTTHAGGVLQIADRLASDFIGVPRELLATPGILKLLIFQALLPKLCPHCALPFSALFAGGADTDGRPRDGSYWQAYGARIEQLYDIDSAGLRIRNPNGCPHCAAAAVPELLGLAGRTVVAEMMEPALDDVVLGCIRRADNITLRAHAAQQREAGYGDPDMSGKSAMECAVYKAAIGIVDPRDIEPRFRAFETVALERRQRRKPVVSDLAAVAAGGRR
- a CDS encoding type 4b pilus protein PilO2 — protein: MKLPVRSIDKPVKKPFLGGFRRSRRGTTAALGGAAAAHVLVSLPQRDVTLVFGMSWHTILGSQLVQEARHRAAAAGATHLVHADMQAESVGTIRLSRAHRSGHAGRLYSAAQLFARLHPRGVAIACLTLPGGATWVGAVRDGTVLARTDVVYASVSEAEAAVDSLLAQEPDSICYGQILARRVQPLDLDMLAGDLPAQALLQLRPRAWTAVPRSLIFLLVLCVAVPLGQRGWQTYQAKQRQVLEAQRAATRLDPATAWRERYTQHLAGVTLLAHEDLPQALETLAQVPLNVAGWRFDGARCEPALQTGWSCEAIYQRGMQSASNAGFASSASSGWRMLWAPFDQVMPTFTSNLPPRPLTLSALVPLSQQNLNVVSRLQVLRAAFGNAEIGPAEIVEVGQPQELDGTGITRPGDAPVLSRRRIRLSGPMRSLYALAAAEGPYRWSRLTLAVQPSSRPTLKLSALMATLEGVLYAYGD